The genomic DNA GGTCCGGCGGGGACCGCGAGCCGGCCGTGCGAAAGGGACCGGGCGCCATGTGATCGGTTAGCCCCAGGCCACATGCCCACAGCGATGCCGGCCGTCCTCGCCACCCGGCAGCGGGCCGGGGCCGTGCGGCGCGGGAGGCCGGCCGCGCTGATCAGAGACAAACGCACCAGCGCCTCTCCCGTAACTAACGTCTCTGCCGTCCGGCGCTCGCCGGATCACGGAGACGTGACGTGGCTATCCGACTCGGTCCCGGGTGCCCAGGCGAGCTGGACCGTCTGGAACCGGGGGTGTGGTGCCGCCGCGCGTCAAGGTCCGGACGGGTTGGTTGGAGACTGAgagtgccgccggcgccggacgtagtcgccgtcgcgcgacgccttcacgccgccggcgcggagctTGTCCCCGGCCGGGTTGGCCAGGCAACGCCTCGCCTCTCTTTTCCGTCACCGTTCGATCGGTCCGTGATGCGACGCCTGATGCGCGAGTCTCCTCCCGCGAACGGATCATCTTCCCAGCCCGCTCCGGCGCTGCTCGACTGGTCAGCAGCGGTGCTGAGTTTCCTCGGAGTCAAGCAGGGTTTGACTTTGACAGGGACGTTTACGTTGACTCGAACTCGACCTCCACGCGAACGTTTCAGGTGTACGACCTCGATAAGGTTTCAGCTCCCCGGTTTACCGGTTCAAAGGTCAAGCTTCAACCGGCGCCCTTTCCCCTCCAGAGTCTTGGGTGCATCGCAATTAGGCGTCTTTGCCTCTCTGATGGTCAACATGGACAGAAAAGCGGCAGGTTATCCGTCAGCTTTGCTGCCGAGTCGTGCAGCCGGCGTCGGATTAAATAAAACCAGTGCAGGAGCATTTCCCTTTCCGTCCCCCCATCCGTTCCGTCCATTCCAAAATACAGgtcgttttattttttttctagatcTGTAACTTTTGCTGTATCTGAAGAAACAGAAAATTTTACAATTTGAAACGGGGGGAGTAGTTTGCTCCGACGTTGTGTACCTTTCATGACAGAGGCTGGCTGACCCAATCTTTTTCGAAGTGTTCTGTCACGCCTTGTCCGTCTCTCCAGGCTTCATCCCCTGCTTCATGATTCATGAACTGTCGGCGGCGTACTGGCACAGCCAAAGGGATGGATAAGACTAGCACAACATGCGGATTGTCTTATCCAATTCTCAGAGATGATGCCCTTGAACTAGTCACCTTTTTTGTTCACTTGTCAGTGTGACTGTCTGGCACAACCAAATGGAAAAATTCGCCAGTGTCGTCTTGGCGCCAAACAAAGCAGAGACGGAAGTAGAGCTCGGCCCAGGAAGCCCACCTCCGCCGGAAGCCCACGATGCTCCTGGCCGAgcctttttttccatttttatatttttttaaaaaaacaaaatttcaaaaacatATGCCGAataggaaaattttcaaaaatggtttCCTGTCGGTGACAGGAAAATGGTTGCCTGTCGGTGACAGGTgactgtcgcccatccagttggtgacaggacctaaatgtaaaaaaaaattatatttaggtaCTGGCGctcagggcgcattaaacagtgaacttgtaaaatcgatataaaatcgtagaaaaataagaaaaatacaaactcaactgtccTGGATTCTATAAAAtaagatctacaattttttttacataaagtttttcatttgatcaatgtatctaaatcaagaaaaatagttcttgtacctagaaaaatctgaaataattcatttggtctagttgtgcttatctaaaatttaccaaactttttttatatctcttaggaaataaaataatggtactgtaaaagttatggcttctaatactcagtatagcagcatggataaataactcatttaaactagacatattgcaagatctaatttaaaaaattattctagaaatgttttctgggcctaccaattttgtacaagcctatgctcaccatatgcaatactctggccaaagatgacatgcatccaaaggatggatcttgatatttaaataaaagtgcattaaactggtatttaaaatagagcaagatacattgatcaaatgaaaaactttatgtaacaaaagttgtatataTTGTTCCTTAGAATCAATAACAgttgattttgtatttttatgatttttccacaattttatattgattttataaattcactgtttaatgcgccctgggcgccaggacctaaatgtaattttttttatatttaggtcctgtcgccaactggatggaCGACAGACACCCTGTCGGGGGCTCGGGGCGACAGCCaccaatttttgaaaatttccctattcggtatatatttttgaaattttgttttttaaaaaaaatataaaaatgaaaaaagggcCCTGGCCGAAGAGGCAaacccgccgccgcacccgctcGGGCACAGGCCGGCTCACTTCAACCCGGGCCAGGGGCCACGCCTATGTGTTTAAACGGCCCACTCGGAGGAGACGCCGTCCCCGACTCCCCGTCCCCCATCCCGCGCCCGCACTCCGCAGATTTCTCACGCCGCCATGCCCcgcacgcccgcgccgccccggcccagCGCAGGAGCCCCCACGCGGTCGGCGTCGGCGGACGGCGGTACTCCCGTCTCACCGCCGGCGGCTTAGCTAGCGCCTAGAGCTTCCGCACGCTTCGCCCGAAGCGCCTACGCGGTCTCTATCTCTCACACACTCGCTCGCTCCCCCTACTGCGTGCACCGTACGGTGCGGTCATGGCCGGCCGCCTCTTCCTGCTCCGGCGGACCACAAGTGCGTTGCGGCGGCAGACACCACGATCTCGCTCTTTTCGCCCGTCGTCTGACGGTGGGAACTTGGCGTCTTCCCGCGGGATGCTGGAACTTCTCGCGCCTCCGCCCTGCTCACCATCGTAAGTGTCGGACAAACCCACCGATCCTTGCCCTGATTATTACCTTTAGCGGTCGATGCAGTGCCTGGAGCCGATTTTGAGATGTGGGGGCGTCTGGGCAGTGGTTTCAGCTGCCCATGTACTGTAGGTATGCACCAAAACCCTCGTAGAGGCTCCACCCGGGCATAGCGGGTGCCAGGTGTTCGTTGAAATGCCGACCTTGTCATTTCCGGCCTAATGCGCTGGTTTCAGCCACCTTTTTTTTACATTTGTGAGATGTCTACTACGCTATTTGTGGTTTTACCTATTCCTGTGGGCTCATGTCAATTAGCACATTTTGATCCTTGGTGGTGGTTTACGTTTATTCACGATGCATTCAATATTCAGCAGCTTCCTTGTTTTGCATCTTCTGATTCTGGTGTAGTTATACTTTCCGCAAGGTTTTCAACAGAAATGTTGGGTTCTTCAGTTGGCTTCAAAGTCATAATCTCCAAGCCTGCCATTGTATCCATACAAGTCGATCAGTTAGTAATGAATATCAGGCTATGGAGGAGCCTCAACAAAATCCAGGAGCGGCTGTATCAGTTGGCGATTCTGCTGAACCAAAACCGAAGAGGAAAAAGCTGAAAGGGAAGAGGGCAGTAACAAGATTTTTGAAATCCTTgagatggaaaaagaaaaaggagattcAGAGAATGACAGCAGAGGAGAAGATTCTGTACAAACTGAAGCTTGTAAGTTGCGTTGCCATTACTTCCATACCTATCTGTTTGATTTTATGACAGTGACTCCTTAAGAAAAAGATagccaagtttgctttgttgaTGTGAGTAGCTTGATTTCCGGTGATCCTATTCGTGCTGTGTCATTTAAGAATTTGTGAACCTTCAATTTTGCCATGAACTACATGTTATACTTCTAGCATTCCTAATCACTCTCACAAGGAAAAATGACAGCGGTGGAAATTCTTATTAGATATTGACTCTAGTTTGTATCCTGCATGCATTATAACTCACGGCTCACTTTTCTGAAGTTAAATTGTGAtcaaatatttttcttcttacATTCATGCATGCTGTTGTGGATATTCAATCCTAAATTTATTCtcctttttatttaatttccaTACAGGCTCGAAAGAAGGAAGAGCGGCTTGTCGCAGCACTGAAAAAAATTGAACCAGAAGATCCGTCAGAACCTACACATGATCCGGAAGTGCTTACACCTGAAGAACACTTCTATTTCCTCAAGATGGGCCAAAAATGTAAAAACTATGTGCCTGTTGGAAGACGTGGAATTTACCAGGGAGTGATCTTGAACATGCACTTGCATTGGAAAAAGCACCAAACTCTCCAGGTAATTGTGAAGACATTCACACCAGATGAAGTCAAGGAAATTGCCACAGAGCTAGCCAGATTAAGTGGTGGGATTGTGCTTGACATTCAAGATGGGAACACAATTATTATGTACAGAGGGAAAAACTATGTGCAGCCACCACCAGAAATCATGTCTCCAAAAGTTACACTGCCTAGAAAAAAGGTATCTCTCTTCATCATTTGCAAGGCAAAAGATATCAATATCTTTAGCACAGGATGTATGTCAAAGTTGGTAAAAACATTAAAAAGACATCTGTAAAAGGACAGTTCGAAGATGTTCAAGCAATGCCATGATAAGGCTTTCCAAATTTGGGTTATTTATTTCAACAAGATAGCAGTCAGCATAATTTTATTAAAGAACAAGAAACGTATCCTGTCGATTTTTTCTAGGTGGAGGCAAAAGTGTTCGAGGTGTGAATTAGAAAATATACTACAACATAGAAAAATATGTAGTTGAGAAGAGAAATATCTGTCCTTTTTCCCTTTAAAACctttgttgttttttttcccATCAATGTTAATGTTTTTGACATTTTCAATTAGGCACTGGATAAATCCAAATACAAAGAAAAGCTCAGAGCTGTTAGGCGGTACATTCCCAGGCTTGAGCAGGAGCTTGAAGATCTTCATGCGCAGATGAAGTTAGCTGGAGGGCATAAAGGTGGTGTAGGGAAATATGTTACTTCAGTTTCACCAAATGCAAACAGTATGACAGCAAGAGAAGAATCTTCTATCTCAGTTCGCAATAAAACTGTATCTGATCTGCTGTCAGAAAGCGCAGAGGGATCCAAGGGGTTAGAGGATGAAAGTTCTGAGGTTGAAGACGTCTCAGCTTCAGAGTCTATGTCATTTTCAGAGTCTGAGGATCTCTCTGACATTTTTGAGACAGAATCAGAGGAGCAGGAAGAAGACAGCAAGGAACGCCCCTTATATCTGGATAGGCTGGATAAGTTTCCCTCAGAAAACAATGATAATGAACAAGATGATTTTGAGGAGCATCTACGGAAGATCGCTTCGCTTTCTGATAAGTCTGATTCACCTTCGAAAGAACTAAAAGTTTCAGAGCTTGACGAGATTGATAAAATATTTCTGAGAGCTAGTTCATTGTTGAAGAAAAGGTGAAAAATTGGGATTTGTATACAATGGTCCTCATATTTATATGCACCGTGAAAGGTATTTTGTGCAGTTTTAATGGCATCTTCAGAAAGGATTTATGATCATCCAGCAAGACTGGCCATTATTGGGAGTTTGTTTATGCTCACAATCATTTTACGGTGACCATGACATAATTGGAATTTAGTGAGGTCATTTGAATTTGATACCAGCAATCAGGTTCGTATAGGTACACGCTTTTGTTGAAATGCAATGGCATTTATCAAAATGGGGGGAACCCTCGGCAACTGCCAACTGCTGTTAGCTGTAGCCATCCTATGTAAGTGCTAATTTTTGTAGATTTGAAGTCTTGATTCTAGAAGATACATGAGTATCCCTTCATGCCGAACTGGTGTATTGCTTCATATGGTTCGCTTGTTGGAGATAATTAATGTTGCCTTTAGTTGAGCTAGGTTCTGTGCACGTGCTAGTTGATCTCCCAACTGTAATTGTTAACCTAATATTCAGGTTTTTAACCAGAAATGAGCTGATTTATAAAAGTAGCTTGTGAGTAAACTGCGCACGAGGTGCAAAAGAATGAATTTGACAATGTTCAGATTTTGGGCGCTTTCTGAATGATCTCTTTAGATCGCATTTTCGTTGAATTGGTGATTCTCTGTTTATGTTAATTAAGCCAGGTCAATGTCTTTGTCCATCTGACGGTGTTCAGGCAACACAAATGTTTGCTGTAAGCTTGATATATAACTGGTAAGGATCTGATAGAGTCGTACTCGAACATAAGAACATCTGCTCCAAGTGAGTTCATCTCAGACATCAAACCCATCTCAATTTTCAGGCTGAAAGTACCGGCCCCAAACTGCCTTATAATTACATAAGCCCAGCGTAAGCGATCAGTGCATACACACATACTTTGCATACATACACATCACATGACAGGGGATGAGGGGAACCATGAGAAGACTTTACGTCTCAGCCAAGATCAGGAACGACGAAGAagtcgtcctcgtcgtcgggCAGCTCCACCCGCGGCTTCTTGCTCTGGCGCGCACCGCTCGTCTTGTAGAACCCCGCGTTGCTCGCCGGCTGCGGCGTGGCGAGGAGCTCGGGGACCTCGGCCGTCGTGGCCTTGGCCGGCGCGTGGCCGTGGAACAGGTCGATGTCCGCGAACCACTCCAGCTCCTTGAACTCGAGAGGCGAGTCCTTCTGCAACAGGCGAACATGAAGAGAATGAAACCATGAGACGATGATGGACTGGCTCGAAGAAGCATCGgcgattgatttttttttgcgacaAATTTGTGGACCACGTTTTGatgaagagaaagaaaaaaaaggaaaggtttTGATGGATGGTTTGCTAGCTTGCCTTGTCGCTGGATTCGTAGTCGGAGAGCTGCAGGAGGTCCTCGACGGCCCACCCGGACGGCGGCAGGAACGGCGACGACGGCACCTCCTGCGGCTGCGCGGGCTTACTGGCCGGCGCCTTAGCGGACCCGGCGGCAGCCGCGGGCTTTGAGCTGCCCTTAGGCGGCGGAAggacgtcggcgccggcgccggcgccgcagacGGAGCTGAAGCCGACGCGGATGCCGGTGGCGAGGTAGCGCTGGTGGTTCCCCGAGAGCGTGCCGGGGACGTGGATGGGTTCGTCGCAGTCGCGGCAGAAGAGCGCCCTGTCCTCGACGCAGAAGATGAAGGCCGGCTTCTCCTGGCAGACGTCGCAGCGCGGGacgtccccgccggcgccggcgccgccgccgagcgggAGGCGCTGGTGCTTGCCGGCGAGCTTGTTGGCGGCGTGGATCTCGACGTCGCAGCgcgcgcacagcgccgcctcgtCCGCGCAGCACACCACTgtggccgccgcgccctcgcaaGCGTCGCACTGGATCCTCATGGCCGCGCCCCTCGCTCCTCGAGAAGCTCCCCGGCCTCCCGTGCTCCGGGGGCTTCCTCTCGACACCAGGCAACCACTACTAGTAAAGATCAGCACGGAACCAAGCTAGAGCGAAGAGCAGCGAGCGACGGGCGGGGGATGGCGGGGTATAAATCGCGCAGCGCGCGTCACGCCACGCCCCCGTTCCGGCGCACGCGGTGGGTGTgggcggggggagggggagggggggaccaggccgccgcccgccggacgGGCGGGGCCGGCCTGGGCTGTGTGGACGAGAGGCGCTCGGGCTTGCCCCACTTGGCCAGTTGTTTGGCGGCTTCCGCTGCTGCAAGCTCTCTCTCCTCGGGATCGCGGCACGGCCGCGGGAAGCCAAGATTTTGATCCGGTGTGGGGTGACGCCGGGTAGTGGGGCCCGCGCAGGGACGGAGGGGCGAGGCCGAGAATTCTTGCACGCGAGGGGGCATGGGAGGAGAGCTAGCTGGTTCTCCGTTTCGGACGGGGATTCTGgtccgccggccggcggcagggaAGTCCGTCCGCGCCACACGCTTTGGAGGAGATGTGCCATTGTGTCGACACGAGAACGCACCGGCTGAGCTGCGATTAGACACGCTTCTGGACACTCGTCCGATGCGGGGGGAACCAGCCAACCACCCTCAGGCTGCGATTAGATGCTGGGAGGGACGGTCACTCGAGTGCTGGTTGGTTGCTGTCGAACGAGCTTCTGTGTTTAGTTCGTAAAAAATTTTGAGTTTGGATATTGTAGCATTTTCGTTATTATTTAAcaattaatgtttaattataaactaattaggtttaaaaatttcatctcgtcatttacagttggattatgtaattaatttttttaattgtatttaatactttatgtatatatccaaagattcgatgtgactaATACTataagaaatttttttggaactaaacaggcccCGCTCAGATGCGatcttgatgatgatgatcatcatcatgacatcatgcgCGCCGCTCCGAAACTTCTTGACCGGGGCAGTTAACACTTAACAGTCGCCGGAGAGCCGGCCGAGGCGGGGAAAGCAAAAGATCTGGGCGTCGCGAATCAGGCGGGAATCAGGATGTGTTGTTTTGTGGCCGTGGAATCGCCGATATTTTCTGATGGGGAGCCGCCCCATTTGGCAGCGCACGTCGCGGGCCAGGGCACGCCGCACGCGTGtacgcggcgctggcggcgaggCTGCGCTCCAACCGGAGACCTGCGACGATGCCAGCCATTCCTGGGCTTGGCGGCACGATATTTTGGCGCCCTCGAAGCAGAGAGCTCAGAGCCCTTGAGGTCCGTTGGGCGTTAGCAAAAGAGGGGCGTTGCACGAAAAAGTAGAGAAAAGAAGGCATGGCCGCACGGTGACGCCTCGCGGTCTCAGGCATGAGCACACGGTGATGAGGGCACGGGTCACTGCACGCGACAGGGATCGTCGGAAAATACCAGCACCGAGACGGGACAGCCGGGGCCGGACGGTTCGCTTCTTTCGTGCAATGCAAACCCCGGCGAGCCCCCGCCATCCCATCATTTTAACGATGAAAACGGATAGAATTCGCATGTAATCATATTCGGATAGCAcattttaccacattttaaatCGAATACAGATACAGATTCAGATATTCTCGGATATAAATGCAAAACGGATgtctcggattcggattcgaATTCAGATATTGACTTGATATATGAGCTAACCTTTAGCTATTTGTTTATTAGAAGTTTTAGATTATAAAATTATTATACATGTACAAACtaaaatataataatataataaagaTGTCTagttaaaaataatttatttatcattcataagtaaatacataaaataaaattagaactaaaaatatattgcaataaacatataaataattttagtatatttaaataaaaatataaagataATATTAAGATAAAATAAGGATATTTGAAAGTAAATTTAATcttttatattatatttttattataaaattaataatatgggtggtaagaaataaatataattttttaaatagtTTTTGAATGAAAACGGATACGGATGGTGTCGGATATTGTCGAATACGAATTTGGAATCGAATAGAGAAAATCAATAAAAATCGAATTCGGATGTATCCACTTTACTACTACACTAAATTCGAATACGGTTACTAATATCCATATTAATATTTAAACAGATACAAATATCGAATAATTTGAATATCTGCTATCTGTTTCTATCCTTAGCAGGTGTCTTGTCCCCGGGGCCCAGCGCCCCCGTCGCAGGTCTCTCTGATTTTTTGCGGGGATCCTGTGGTGGCGCGGCTGGTTGTTTGAGGAGGGTCCATCTGTCGCCGCGCCGACGAGTATCCGGCCGCGTCCGGAGAGGCCCGACTAGGACTCCACGGTTAGAAACCGTGGTGCTCCCAAGATGCTCCCATCTCTTGGTCCTCTCCTTTGTATAAGCGGCTTAGGCTCCGGTTCGCGATTTTGTGATGAAAAGTTAATGTAGCATAAtttattgttatttgataaataata from Panicum virgatum strain AP13 chromosome 7N, P.virgatum_v5, whole genome shotgun sequence includes the following:
- the LOC120681811 gene encoding B-box zinc finger protein 24-like codes for the protein MRIQCDACEGAAATVVCCADEAALCARCDVEIHAANKLAGKHQRLPLGGGAGAGGDVPRCDVCQEKPAFIFCVEDRALFCRDCDEPIHVPGTLSGNHQRYLATGIRVGFSSVCGAGAGADVLPPPKGSSKPAAAAGSAKAPASKPAQPQEVPSSPFLPPSGWAVEDLLQLSDYESSDKKDSPLEFKELEWFADIDLFHGHAPAKATTAEVPELLATPQPASNAGFYKTSGARQSKKPRVELPDDEDDFFVVPDLG
- the LOC120681810 gene encoding uncharacterized CRM domain-containing protein At3g25440, chloroplastic-like isoform X1 gives rise to the protein MAGRLFLLRRTTSALRRQTPRSRSFRPSSDGGNLASSRGMLELLAPPPCSPSYTFRKVFNRNVGFFSWLQSHNLQACHCIHTSRSVSNEYQAMEEPQQNPGAAVSVGDSAEPKPKRKKLKGKRAVTRFLKSLRWKKKKEIQRMTAEEKILYKLKLARKKEERLVAALKKIEPEDPSEPTHDPEVLTPEEHFYFLKMGQKCKNYVPVGRRGIYQGVILNMHLHWKKHQTLQVIVKTFTPDEVKEIATELARLSGGIVLDIQDGNTIIMYRGKNYVQPPPEIMSPKVTLPRKKALDKSKYKEKLRAVRRYIPRLEQELEDLHAQMKLAGGHKGGVGKYVTSVSPNANSMTAREESSISVRNKTVSDLLSESAEGSKGLEDESSEVEDVSASESMSFSESEDLSDIFETESEEQEEDSKERPLYLDRLDKFPSENNDNEQDDFEEHLRKIASLSDKSDSPSKELKVSELDEIDKIFLRASSLLKKR
- the LOC120681810 gene encoding uncharacterized CRM domain-containing protein At3g25440, chloroplastic-like isoform X2, whose translation is MEEPQQNPGAAVSVGDSAEPKPKRKKLKGKRAVTRFLKSLRWKKKKEIQRMTAEEKILYKLKLARKKEERLVAALKKIEPEDPSEPTHDPEVLTPEEHFYFLKMGQKCKNYVPVGRRGIYQGVILNMHLHWKKHQTLQVIVKTFTPDEVKEIATELARLSGGIVLDIQDGNTIIMYRGKNYVQPPPEIMSPKVTLPRKKALDKSKYKEKLRAVRRYIPRLEQELEDLHAQMKLAGGHKGGVGKYVTSVSPNANSMTAREESSISVRNKTVSDLLSESAEGSKGLEDESSEVEDVSASESMSFSESEDLSDIFETESEEQEEDSKERPLYLDRLDKFPSENNDNEQDDFEEHLRKIASLSDKSDSPSKELKVSELDEIDKIFLRASSLLKKR